The Coccinella septempunctata chromosome 6, icCocSept1.1, whole genome shotgun sequence genome segment GTAAAATAGAGCTGTCTCTCGAGTGGAGTGATGGATTCTTCTACCACTACTTGTTTTCCTCCAGGCAACCACACTTTTCTTTGTCCCCTGCTTGCAACATGCTGCCTTATCAAAAGGGGATGAGTTCTTAGGTAGATGTAGAAATTGAAAACATTAGGGTTTGTTTCTCTAGACTCTTTGCTCTCATCATCATGGTATTTGTGCTGAGTACCGGCATTTCCTATCAAGAGCGTGCTGAGTGCGGCTTGATGATCTTTTAATGTCCACAGGGCCATAGACCTCAAGAACGGATCGGGATGTGCTTTGCAGATATCTTGGTTGTTGCCTTCAAAAGGAACAGATTATACATAATTGTTTCTGATGGGATAAATgcagttttccaaaaaaaatttcattttttttttatcacagTTTGAAACCTACCACAATTATTTTCTGATCAAATTTAAGTCTCAGTAATATAGTAAAAGGACCCGGCAAAATTCGAAAAGAAAATGGCTTTGGGttgaatttcttgaattttaGGCGTTTTGACCTGTCAGGCAAAAGTGTTCATTCTAATTTTCGGGATACAGGGTATCAAATATGAAAAGTGAATCTTTCGGCTCAGAATTTTCGATAATTTCAATAATGGACTAAACGAGGTGATTCGCCGctatggcctattagacgtttattaAGAACTAATCGCAATTGAACTAAAAGCAGACttttgattttcagaaaaattagtTGTTAAACCGCGACATGTGTATCGCTATCATAATAGTATCTTGGGTGAAAGTaaacgaaacacgtgtcgtggtttaacaattcattttgtgaaaattgtataatctgtttttagttcaattatggattttcatcaagtacccGCCATATCGATAAATTTCTTGAAATACAAAGCAAATACAGTAGAGACTCGATAATCCGGATATCTTACTAGTCCGGATTGACGTCAAGATTGTATTATGTACCTTATAATCCGGATCGCAAGACTCAATAATCCGAATTTGCCACCGTTGCATACGTAGTTACAGGTTCTAACTTGTCTTAACCTGATTTCTAAACGAAAACACTCATTTGTATTCTTATTATTTTGACGGTCGGACGTGTTTTGGTATATTATAATAGTGCACAATGATAAAGCGGAAACATGTTACTTTGTctataaaacaaaaaagttagaTATTAGACAAATTGAAAGATGGTGTTAGTGGAACATATGTAAATATTTTACATTGGGATTGCAATGGGCAGAAGAGAATAATATTGGAATTACTTATATGCTGCTCCTGAAAGATACAGGAAAAAGCTTTAATTAAGCATTCTCCTACTCTTACAGTtaaaaaacaacgtgaaatatcTAATTATTCCAAATAATACATTTGTGTTGGGATTTCGAGAATAAAGCCTATATTTATTTTAACCGTTTTTAAATTGCATATCTACTGAATTGTAAGACGCGATATTCCGGATTTCTCATTAATCCGGATTAGCCCTAGCATTAATTGATCCGGATTATCGAGTCTCTACTGTATTACTATTTTGACCGATGTAGTCTTGCTTctttctttaaaaaaatttgagtatctaGTTGATAATTCTCAACGTGTTATCATTATCGGTTATCTTTTATAACGAACGATCAGTAGGATGACTCCCCTTACAAGTGCCTCCATAAGTGCAGAAAACCTTTAGTGATTAATATGTTTTACATTATCtctcaaaatgaaatttcttgTCTATAAACCCCTCAAATCAAATCTTACCATCCTCATCACATCCTAAAATATCTGTATATAGTAATTTTTTCAGCATGTTGTCATCTCCCTCATATAAACGAATAATTATTATAGCCAACTGTATGTCATTCAACCGATTGATACATATTTCAACAGCATCTTTGAGATTTCCTGCAAGCAGGAAGAATGCTGCTGCGTGTTCGAATCTTTGTTTTCCCAACAAAGCGTAAGCATTTTTCAATGCTGCTCTTCTCCATCTTTCTTCGGCGAAATTATTTGAGAAGAAATTCGTCATTCTCTCATCATGCTTAGATCTGGAAGAATTTGTGAATGAATGATTTGAATGCACCACTAATCATATTTTACACACCTATAAAGTCCCCATAGAAGACTTTTCTTATTCATTGCTAAATAATATAAAGCTGCATCCATTGGGTCTTGCTTTGCTTGGAATGAAGCTTTTGCAAGTACTTGAACACATTGCTTCAATAGACTCATGTTCCTTATCCACCAAGCTACACCTAATTCTCTTAATTGAGGCCATGTAGGTTCTGCTTTTGCATAGCTCGGAATGAGGTTGAGAAGTTCTTCTTGACTTTCTGAGTGGAAAGCCCATGCCAAGTTGTTCGTTCCAACTCCTTGCTTCTGGAACTGAGCTCTCTGCGCCAACGGAAGGCATCTATTGAGTGAAATAAGGCAATTGAAttttaaaaatataatttctttcaattgattgaaaacaattattataaaacaaagatatgaattttcagtTTGATATTCTGGCTGTGCCATCCTCCCATCCAAAAAAAAAGCTGAATAGCTAGAAAATGTCAGTCTCCACCAAGAATAGACCCTGATTCACACgaaattttataaaaaacttCCAACTGAAATAACATGCGTCATCTTCTCCCTTTCCTCAAACAAGCTCCTTCTCAAATATGAGCCCTTAAATCGAGTGAGGCTTCAATTTGGGCTGAGCCTTTATACTATGCAtccaataactttttttttagaaGCGGAATTACAGTTACCCCAATAGGTCGGACAATGAAGTGAGGAGCGTTTCAAAATTCTTCGTCGTTGACGATTTATACTTGAAATGCCGTTTCAAAACTCCAACTGTCCAAATTCCATAGCCTTAACCAGAATTTTTGGAACGCTCGTTAATTATTCTTCTTCAATGACGATACATTTTTTTGAACGTTACATAATCGTTTTGAGTTACTTTTTGGAGATAGCACTTACCTCAATAAGTATCCATAATGCTTCATAGCAAGTAAAAATCTGAGACCACAATCGTCAAGAGAATCGGCAATTACTTCATCCGGTTGTCCTACAAGATTTTCTTTAGCCATTGCCGATTTAGCAGCATCAATAGCAAATCTTTCGGCTAAATCAGTGTTGCAGGTTGCAACAGTATCAGCAAGAGCTAACAAGTGCATCTGATCTAAACTTGAAAGGCCTGGTAAATGCATGTGCGTCAAAAGACGGGACAGAATCCGTCCTTGTTTAGGGGTGAAATGTGTTAAACCTATATTTCTTTCTGACGGACGCCTCTCCAGCCTGGAAACGTCTTGATCTTCCAAGAGAGTATCCAAGGATTCTTCCATTACGATGTTGTTATCAAAGAGTTCATTATAATCCTTCTTCTCTTCTTGAACAACTGAAAATGCAGATTAATTTATTGGTCTACAACCATTGATCATAATCTATCTGTTTCCTTGTGTGAAATGACATTCACAAATCATTTGTGATTAGTGTTGGTCTATGCTTGTGATtaatgagccattattcactggtctATCAAACTTCATGGTCATGATCATAGATAAGAATATAGAGAAATCTATGGTCACAAACACAAAAAACTCAACTGGAAGCGACAAAGGCCCCAATAGGAGTGTGGTCTAAACACAGAGATATTGCTACATTGTTATAATTGTCAGCAGGTGCAGTAGCGAATctgtattgaaattttgaaatgtatAAAGATATTATTGATGAGATGAGATATTTCAGACTTAAACTTCTAACATTTGTAGACACAGTATACAGGTATATTAGGGccaataatatgaataatagcCACCATAATCTTCAATAATTGTAGCTCAAGGAAAGATCTTagaaagatagagggcgttaactAAAACAGAGAGCCTACCTGGTCTCTCTTTGTCAGCTGCCAAAAGTGTCCATAAAGGCAAGGGCgctatattttgaatttcatcaTAGTCCAAGGTAATTTCACCTATGCTTGCTCTATGTTCTGGACTTCCAGCTGGATAACTCACTGACAATGTTCTGGCCCTTGCCCAATTCTGAATTTCTTCCGGAGTATCCTGTGTGGTTCCACCAATACACTTAACCAAATGGCCTAAAATAGCTTTTACCCAACGAATTTTTCCGGAATTCAGCAGTTCCATCAGTTGCTTTGGATGATACTGCGGTAAAACTGGACAGGCTATTCTTGAAGCCTCAAAGAGTCCATAATCAGGCATATAATCAATATTAGCCTCTTTATTTGCTCTCTTACGATCCAATATTTGAAGGTTTACAGAACTTATTCttcctgaaaataaaaatttatcatatCAACCGGACTAAAATTGTTGATGCCAATAAAATTGATACAAACCTAAGGTTGGCACAGCAGCAAGTTTTCTCTGATTTTCTTGGGTCAAAGTCCTAAAATCTACCTCTCTCCCAGCCCTACAGTCAATTTCGTCGCCATCTGTTTTCTGATCAGAGTTTTGAGGTTTCCATTGAGTATAAACATGCATTTCTGAGTCCATCCCCACCACTAATATACCATCTCTGACCCAACTGATTTGCATGGGTAAAGCAGGTAGGCCGTCAGCTgtttccagttcaatttttctcaaAGTCATCCATTTAAAATCGTCAACAAACATAGGTTGGGCCAGAGAACTAGCCTTTCTCAAAATGGGGCGGTAATTGCTGATAGATTCTTTCATAGCTTTCACGTTGGCCTGTGCCAAGTCAGTGGAGAGAGGGGTATAAAGCATAATTTTACTTCCACATGCTACAGTAAGAATGTGAGATCCATCTTCACAAGAAACCCAATCTAGCTGAACAATATGCTTCTGAGTTATTGGACAGATGTTCCCCATTTCTGCAATGGATTTTCTCAGAGATTGAAGTGTAGTAAAACTTGGAACTGCAAGTAATGTTGGTTTCATCGGTTCTGCTGATAAAGTGTTAGGTCTATCTTCCGCAAGAGTATGTAAGACCTCGTTCAATCTCTGCtgttttttcttcaaagttcTTGAGTCATAAAGGTAACTCAAGTCGAGATGTCTATCAATGTTTATCTTGGGTAACACAATATTCTTCAGATGTATTACGTCTTCAAGAATCCATTCCGTACCTCCTGTACTTTCACATTCATAAATTGCAACACATAAATTTATATATCTCGAATCATGATCATTTTTGTTTGGTCTTGTGAAGCTTTTTCCGTATTTATATGCGCAAGCCAACCTACCAGAGTAGGCTACACTAATATTGAGGACCTGCCCTTCTATTTCTATAGCCGATTCCTTGTGCATGTTCCATTCAACCCAAACCTAGAATATAACAGAAAAAACATGCAATTTGTTATAATTTAAGAAGTCTTCAATAAACATTGAAACAAAAAGCATCAACTGGTAAAACTAAAAACGatctttgatgaatttttttcttcctaGGAATAAAGAACCAAATAATTCCTTTTAGGGATTATAGTAGGGGAGCCCACGGTTATATATGGGGATTTATTGGAGCGTTGGCTGCCTTATCTCTGGGGTAGGTACTCCACACGGTTCAAAATATCCCCAATTATATTGATCCTACACTCTCAAGTTAATCCCAAATTTTCCTTTTGGGCTCCCCAAGTATTAAGACCAATAAGTCCAAGAATATTTTGATTCAACTTTTGTGCTATTACCTTCTTTGTATTTACTTTCTCCCCATTTTCTTCAAGCATCAAGTGATTGTACTGCCTTACTGTTTGTACCTCACTAGAGACAgaccagaatctgattataccATCACTACAAGCTGTAGCAAAACAGTATGGCGCCAAACAAGCAGGATATATTGACGCCGAACTCAAGTGTCCAGCTGCAGGAGCTGCATGAACGATTTCAACGCCTTCTGGGATAGGGAGTATTTGTTTTACTTCTCTTCGTGTAGTTATATTGATATGTGGGGTCACTTTAGCATGCTTCAAATGCAGAGATTCCAAGCTATTTCGCCTAGAAAGATCATTTTCGTCCTGAACCAGATTACAATCCGGTACATACATTTGGCTTCCTATCGAGgagttaaaaaaaatgttaataaattatataatcaTCTACATCTACTGAGTGGTTTCCTTAAGATGAAATAGTCAAATATTTCGGAAAGGAAACATTGTTGCAAATGAAAAGTTTGTGGTTTCAAGGAAGAAGTCGCTTAAAACTTCTTCCATCTCCTCTCTCCGTGTGAAGGGgtcaatttcagcatttttacgGCAAAATATACATGAGTTTTGTAGCAACAATTTTACACGCTTCGTCACACACGCCTtcgtaaataaattttttatctaTGAAAACGATCTTCAAGTTATTTGTACAGCAAcactgaaaatttgattcaaatgcaaaaagtaagttttctcTAGAGTATCCACTTCACTATTCAGCAGTGCATTTTGTGTCgtagaataaaaataaaaattgtttttttgttcAAGGGGAAaggaaacgttttttttttcgtgattTTCGACTGTTTCAACATAAAAAAACCTTCCAGTATACTAATACATAAAACTCGAGTACAAGTAATTTGCAGGTATCTGACTTTTTTGGGTTATTTGTTATCTAAACATAATCAACTTATGAACTTTTTGTCTATCTGTTTTACTGTGACCCAACCAATTTTCAGGGGAATTTGACTGCTAGGAAGGGAAATTTCTAAGGTATGCTTCAGACTACAAATACAGTAAATTAGCGTGGAAAAGAGTAGAGTAGATGTAGAGCAGAGTGTAAAGTAGagaagagtagagtagagtggAATGAAGTGGAGAGAAGTAGATGAGGGTAGAGCAGACTAGAGTAAATAAGGGAAGTGAAATAAAGTAAAGCTGAGTGAAGTAAAATGAGATAAGTAAAATTGAGTGCAACAAATTTGTCCAGCGAAGTAGGCCGGCGCTAATTATAATTATACCTGTTAAAGACAGTTCACCCTCATTAGATGCAATAACCAACTTCCACATATGAATGATGGTGTTCTGATCTGTGCAATCTAACAGGACAATGAAAAATGGTTCTTCAAAAACTGTAGACTGCTGTAGATCAACCATAGCATCGTTTCCAGATAAATTTATGGGGGCAGTTCTCTGTCCAGTTATCAACTGTTCCTGGTAAACGTGCAGGAAAATAGTGTTATGCCACTGAATAGCTTCTGAAATAGTTTCCAATTGAATTATACACCCAGGTCTGGATGTACTTTGTTGTGACacaatatttatattttctagTAGGGTAGCTTCATCCATTGATGACAAGTCAGACATTGCACTCTCATTTTCCTCATTCTTTCTATTTTCTTTCACTGAGAGCTCCGCAAGAAGAGTACGAGCGTCAATTACAGCTTGGTATACTCTCAAGCAGTGACCATCAGAAGCAACAAAGCATGCACTTGGGGAGTTTGAAAACGTTCCTAGTGTACTTGATGGAAGCAGAGTTGGAATCCAAGCTACATTACTGAATGCTGATGGTTCAGGAGAGCTGATCCTTGCCAACTCTGAAATACCGCCAGATTTTGAGAGTGGGCCAACGGCATCTACCCTCCACAAAATCAGCTCACTACAGAATCCCTGATAAAAAACAATTAACCAATACATTGAGGAgaataaaatttataaaatacTTACACTCTTACTTTCGGTTTTATTTGAGTCAACAATATTATGATGACTAGTAGTGAGTAATAAAGGTAAAACAGGATGACATGTTATATCATTAACTCTGAATCTGTGTCCTGAAGCACGACTTCTATGTCCTATGCTTAGGACTTGATTGAACTTCGTATTTTCAGCAAACGTTAATTCCCACAAATTCAAAGTACCATTATCATGTTTAGTAACCAAAGATACATGTGGTGAAGTATCTGCCTGTTCTTCTTTAGCCTGTTGATCCTTGAACATAATTAATGTGAATTTAACAGGATAAGAAATATCTAGCTAGACAAACGAAtgagattttttctgaaaattcgtGGATCATAACGAATAGTCGGGATCTATTGAACTaaaatgtttttgttttgttggtATTTCTGGTTATATTGAGCCTTActctgttatttcaaatgggataCCCTTATATTtgattacatttttgaattctctgCAAAATTGTAACTACGGTTCATGTGAATTTCACCATAACCAAACATTAAGGTTTTGAAGATATTAATCATTTATCTCAAATTTGACTCAAGGATAATGAATTAATTGTTATAGCTTCTCGAAAATTTTCTGAACGAGGTACATATAGATACAAGATGTTTGAAAAAAGGACTACCACTGAAGACAGTTTTGAAGATGCTATTCTCTGAGGATAGTATTATTTCAACTCTGAGGTATGAGGAAGTTCAATTCAAATGAAACCTAGTAACAATTCTGagaaaaatccaaaaatatAAAGTCTCAGTTTAAATAAGTTTGACTCAACTTCCAGTATAACCGAAAGAACAACCAAGGCAAGCATAATTCAGTAAATCTCATTCGATTCTCTAGAAATTTCTAGTAGTCACTTTgtatgtaacaccctgtatacgatgTAAAGTTTTCCAAGAAGACATGTGATGGAATGCGTatttcatagaaatattgaaattttgagatttccCTTCACACTATAATCAAGTAAATATATCCCTGAATATAATTCGAGGTAGTAAGAAATACTGTAGAGTGTTAATCAATTCATTTGTTACGTACACATACTTGCATGAAATGattttgtgaaaaataaatGGTTAAAACCATCACAATAGAAAGATCCAGCAATACTTAAACCACAACATTTTGTTATTGGAACTTGAAGATGTAGAATAATGTTAATTGCTCTCAGAAAAGTAACAGTTGATTTTATTAGAAGTTCCTCGATTTCCTCCATAGATTATCGAAATTAAAACCTTATAATTGATTTGAAACTAAGCAACTATGTAGTTGTAAAGTACCGATAtgaagatatcgattgaaatttattttgggaggattttgcatctcttcataaactttttagggttttcactcccaatctctgaaacaaactcaattaaaaatgaaatcaacgatttgctcctgcgtaaattcttgcactaatttgtcacaaagaattataatttcaacgttttttattttgagttattgtcaggcaacaattttttctagttaatttgctcctgacaaattagtgcaagaatttacgcaggagcaaatcgttgatttcatttttaattgagtttgtttcagagattgggagtgaaaaccctaaaaagtttatgaagtgATACCGATATGAAGTCTAGAATTGAATTTCACCAGGATCCCATCACTGGAAACTAAAatgaatcattaaaaaaaaacaattttgtatATTAGAAAGTAGGGGATGATCCTAAAAATTTCCACAAAACCTCACTTTGGAGCTAAATCCTGTCTTCAATTCGGTGCTAAAAGGCATCAATGTCTTATTGGAAAACCAATTTCTCTTTCATTTGAAATCTCTGTACCTctgatatttttccattttctttaGTTTCCTTAATTATAGGAAGATTATCCTTGTTGATGCAATCCTTCACCAAATGTTTCAGCAATGGTGCTGCATGGTATAAACTAACTGTTGTTGACATACTCATAGAATCTCCTATTGGAAAAGCTTGGGGAATACGAGTAGAGAATGAAACTTGTGCTTGACGAAAAGAACCAGGATGGTATTCATCCAGCCACTCAATAACCCTGAAATATAGGAATAGAATAAACTACTTGAAAGAAAGAATGTTAAATCCAAACTCACCAAATAAGGAAACTGCCATCCAGAGGATGAATACTGAACAATAAGTCTGGACTATGATGCCAGTCTCTCAAGAGTGTTTCAATTCGCGCATCTAGTCCATCAGATCCACTTGACTCTAAAGGTTCCTCAGAATGTTCTTCCATATGAACAGATGTACGTCTATGGAAACAATAATATGATTAAAGACTGTTTTTAATCAGCGTAAAATAGTTTCAGCTCACTTAGTGTATTCTTCCAATAACGATTCCGCCTGAAGACTAAAGTGCATTTCCTTATTATCAAGCCAATGTAGTACAAATGCAGGCCGAGGATTGCAAAAACTTATATTTGGTACAAGCGGAATATCTGTCTCGGCGTTAACACTGGCAGCAAGATGAAAATGAAGACCAGGAGTAACTCCTAGAAAAATAATTAAAcatttcgaattgaattgcGGGCTGGAATTGAAAACACTCACCTGTACCATGATATCCATAAGAATGAAAATCATGCACACTATAGGTTGATGGTAAAGTAGGTATAGGTGGAGATGTACCAATAGTTCCTTGTGCCTGATGCTTCGCATGCCGACGTATATGAAAGCAAGTCCTGAGATTTATATTAtggtcaatgaaaaaaattcaatcagattTTGTTTG includes the following:
- the LOC123316050 gene encoding dmX-like protein 2 isoform X2, with translation MNLHQIVSGACNAGDKCFAVGSVEGVPFTAYAAGCNIVLLAPTFERVQIIPGAVHDYIRITAIDCSSDTGKIAAAYDNTVCIYEPTPLISNNSSHGLDYRWVQTGTFKTESTIKTLSWNLEGTRLLTAGEHVQLWHLKTFASEVKDDTHNEGVTFTLGGEANETLDGGDAEDSDKTPSVSEAVRTKTKTPKPEQSWHCVWTATTAIPVQHLAFSPDGTLFATCGEDDRLVKIWYENKQFLFTSKSSEEARELEYTFVYIAHPRAVTHLSWRTTSKYMPKGSVSNMLVTSCKDNICRLWVETVLPEDGLVNLSQLDPQANHPKFRTHRHKHRFLMRLKHMKTCFHIRRHAKHQAQGTIGTSPPIPTLPSTYSVHDFHSYGYHGTGVTPGLHFHLAASVNAETDIPLVPNISFCNPRPAFVLHWLDNKEMHFSLQAESLLEEYTKRTSVHMEEHSEEPLESSGSDGLDARIETLLRDWHHSPDLLFSIHPLDGSFLIWVIEWLDEYHPGSFRQAQVSFSTRIPQAFPIGDSMSMSTTVSLYHAAPLLKHLVKDCINKDNLPIIKETKENGKISEDQQAKEEQADTSPHVSLVTKHDNGTLNLWELTFAENTKFNQVLSIGHRSRASGHRFRVNDITCHPVLPLLLTTSHHNIVDSNKTESKSGFCSELILWRVDAVGPLSKSGGISELARISSPEPSAFSNVAWIPTLLPSSTLGTFSNSPSACFVASDGHCLRVYQAVIDARTLLAELSVKENRKNEENESAMSDLSSMDEATLLENINIVSQQSTSRPGCIIQLETISEAIQWHNTIFLHVYQEQLITGQRTAPINLSGNDAMVDLQQSTVFEEPFFIVLLDCTDQNTIIHMWKLVIASNEGELSLTGSQMYVPDCNLVQDENDLSRRNSLESLHLKHAKVTPHINITTRREVKQILPIPEGVEIVHAAPAAGHLSSASIYPACLAPYCFATACSDGIIRFWSVSSEVQTVRQYNHLMLEENGEKVNTKKVWVEWNMHKESAIEIEGQVLNISVAYSGRLACAYKYGKSFTRPNKNDHDSRYINLCVAIYECESTGGTEWILEDVIHLKNIVLPKINIDRHLDLSYLYDSRTLKKKQQRLNEVLHTLAEDRPNTLSAEPMKPTLLAVPSFTTLQSLRKSIAEMGNICPITQKHIVQLDWVSCEDGSHILTVACGSKIMLYTPLSTDLAQANVKAMKESISNYRPILRKASSLAQPMFVDDFKWMTLRKIELETADGLPALPMQISWVRDGILVVGMDSEMHVYTQWKPQNSDQKTDGDEIDCRAGREVDFRTLTQENQRKLAAVPTLGRISSVNLQILDRKRANKEANIDYMPDYGLFEASRIACPVLPQYHPKQLMELLNSGKIRWVKAILGHLVKCIGGTTQDTPEEIQNWARARTLSVSYPAGSPEHRASIGEITLDYDEIQNIAPLPLWTLLAADKERPVVQEEKKDYNELFDNNIVMEESLDTLLEDQDVSRLERRPSERNIGLTHFTPKQGRILSRLLTHMHLPGLSSLDQMHLLALADTVATCNTDLAERFAIDAAKSAMAKENLVGQPDEVIADSLDDCGLRFLLAMKHYGYLLRCLPLAQRAQFQKQGVGTNNLAWAFHSESQEELLNLIPSYAKAEPTWPQLRELGVAWWIRNMSLLKQCVQVLAKASFQAKQDPMDAALYYLAMNKKSLLWGLYRSKHDERMTNFFSNNFAEERWRRAALKNAYALLGKQRFEHAAAFFLLAGNLKDAVEICINRLNDIQLAIIIIRLYEGDDNMLKKLLYTDILGCDEDGNNQDICKAHPDPFLRSMALWTLKDHQAALSTLLIGNAGTQHKYHDDESKESRETNPNVFNFYIYLRTHPLLIRQHVASRGQRKVWLPGGKQVVVEESITPLERQLYFTTAHGHFRAGCPALALEVLSKLPLVVADPKQTPASTPKETKTAPEIDTGILSWDGVKLESNLESCAMDWGAPATNFGVKTDDFELKWSDDEEDKDSEGSEGMISMNIDGSKKEKHTEFEADNEDKDDGYQQIDIMAQQLKFVACLKILMEELSTLATGFEVDGGQLRYQLYIWLEREVEALRQLCNYSPTEISDLADLEQEPEPGEVNPRPTLHEILIQEKLDFEAKVQRAVKRRMWLRANETLLRTLLSYCSLHGATGGLASVRMELVLLLQELQQEKTHHQLLSPLPFPTSLPLLAASVASSKTVIADPIRYLQCLTHDMLHTMVELAQPGMGQSQLLVLRDLAIALSACIYQSLCDSDTFKSSIQDSKDGCATHLVGRRRRISINEGHQITTLPSKWPGVTSLRSLLAREKDEDTPRLNVVLCEAFTATYLSLLLYGLCSCDCVILYHVTGQKFTQEVWGLLFGGGIKKLLRTASVSGSTGTNQSQSATPTEETGGATNWLNKQRVKLNTKLLGHQPSVMKEDKPTYREQFLPPQMSILAYLLTKPETLSDIDEGSSDSESEDEDVFDNSVPALSTTNTEHSDPNSYSWLVLKLASLRIAQMKLNDFLTIAGIESSELPVASPLIHSCLRRITNWQERLKKELDMRQTPLEYIPGCFVESTYGPPIQKYRQLLEPQNTPFSTKNSAAAARRLWTYLVHQEGVQDIFIRAVFGKRRSSNSIDGDDPQPEPPVQEPVRIIHKEQDSIAAFSLNQVSTGLIVIATPRELQEMDISLLLELPAWLEDECELDILNMNKEIVDSSAPPFLVIQSSGDKAKDTQPGSPQGTMPSQSGRGTSVCSSKGYQTSVEVELMKGLSFPGCHDPNFVNLVLLRSAHMLRPLQKHKIDNVRRISSHPLLPLYLTGGQDGSVQLWEWGHAQPVATPRPPGTYAKVTRVRFSQHGNKFGVADSDGNLSLFQVGLSANATRPFFTLMCHNKGISDFVFLGSCSLLATAGHSSESKNVAIWDSILPHGKALVVAFTCHDQGASSLVFAPQHQIIISTGKRGDVCIMDVRSKVIRHKYMAHESAVKCIALDPHEEYFATGSADGDIKIWGVTIPHCLMSLPSEHSRSTFFKNIGQGVTQLHLDANGRLFSCGTDGSMKVRQLPDRETLLHH